Proteins encoded by one window of Rhodococcus sp. OK302:
- a CDS encoding LolA family protein, with protein MTAWIEVLTALTTGPDLPLRGTIHEVRVEGAPESFSGGFAYSGQPPMMVVPGHGCRVWRQGDKVRVENIDEKPVFISDGVRAWDFTGRSDRPRVGSPDRVIYLGPSQFLLRRRNAAEWAGDDFAQPAGEVEVAEFVGRNCWTVQLAPPEGKPYPLRIWVDTESGQMLGYRVEEVGEGSQFIDVIVGEPLDERLFVWDGPAYTSEEYQQLIRDEHRAKQRQQVQWFEENVADAPLRVRVPIDFIPEDIRATDSGGFDASNSAAMLSRRPRSTEGWEPKWGVPHYVWSTQLWDWAAGTIHADLDSAAVEELQQSLHPGEPVDRGRRIDPPGRGRI; from the coding sequence ATGACAGCCTGGATCGAAGTCCTCACGGCGCTGACTACCGGCCCTGACCTTCCCCTCCGAGGGACGATTCACGAGGTTCGTGTCGAGGGCGCTCCCGAGTCGTTCAGCGGTGGATTCGCCTACAGCGGGCAACCTCCGATGATGGTGGTACCGGGTCATGGATGCCGGGTCTGGCGGCAAGGCGACAAGGTTCGGGTCGAGAACATCGACGAAAAACCTGTTTTCATCAGTGATGGTGTTCGGGCATGGGACTTCACCGGCCGCTCCGATCGACCTCGGGTCGGCTCTCCTGATCGCGTCATTTATCTCGGTCCCAGCCAGTTCCTGCTCAGACGACGAAACGCGGCCGAATGGGCCGGTGACGACTTCGCTCAGCCGGCCGGGGAGGTGGAGGTCGCCGAGTTCGTTGGGCGGAATTGTTGGACCGTGCAACTCGCGCCACCTGAAGGAAAGCCGTACCCGCTCCGGATCTGGGTCGATACCGAGTCTGGCCAGATGCTCGGCTACCGCGTCGAGGAGGTCGGGGAGGGCTCACAGTTCATCGACGTCATTGTCGGCGAACCCTTGGATGAGAGGTTGTTCGTTTGGGACGGCCCGGCCTACACGTCCGAGGAGTATCAGCAGTTGATTCGCGACGAGCATCGAGCCAAGCAACGTCAGCAGGTGCAGTGGTTCGAGGAGAACGTGGCGGATGCCCCTTTGAGGGTGCGCGTGCCCATCGATTTCATCCCGGAGGATATTCGTGCAACGGATTCCGGAGGCTTCGATGCATCCAACAGTGCAGCAATGCTCTCCCGCCGCCCGCGCAGCACCGAAGGGTGGGAGCCGAAATGGGGTGTGCCCCATTATGTCTGGTCGACCCAGCTGTGGGACTGGGCGGCAGGGACGATTCACGCCGATCTGGACAGCGCAGCGGTTGAAGAACTCCAACAGAGTTTGCATCCAGGCGAACCGGTAGATCGCGGCCGAAGAATAGATCCTCCCGGGCGTGGACGAATCTAG
- a CDS encoding IS3 family transposase, which produces MKVRAVVSLKAQYRLDMLLEVSGLARSTFFYHQARLSNPDSHAELKTAITAAFESNHGRYGHRRIHLVLVHAGWQVAKKTVLKLMRALGLVCRVRRKKKYNSYRTEVGKVAPNVLDRDFSASAPNQKWVTDVTEFRVGDQKLYLSPVMDLFDRQIISYSVGTSPNLQLTNSSLRAAIASLGDGQTPMVHSDQGFQYQNLSWRRLLADSGATQSMSRKGNCFDNAVIENFFGHLKEEVFHHVRYLNIDALATALDEYIHWYNHERISTKLEGLSPVQYRTQTLAA; this is translated from the coding sequence GTGAAGGTTCGTGCCGTCGTCTCCCTCAAGGCTCAATACCGCCTCGACATGCTGCTCGAGGTTTCCGGGCTTGCCCGGTCGACATTCTTCTATCACCAAGCCCGGCTGAGCAATCCAGATTCGCATGCCGAACTGAAGACCGCGATCACAGCGGCGTTCGAAAGCAACCACGGCCGCTACGGGCATCGCCGCATCCACCTTGTGCTGGTTCACGCAGGGTGGCAGGTAGCGAAGAAGACCGTGCTCAAGCTCATGCGTGCGCTCGGGCTGGTCTGTCGCGTGCGGCGGAAGAAGAAGTACAACTCCTACCGAACCGAGGTCGGCAAGGTCGCACCGAATGTGCTCGATCGCGACTTCTCCGCCAGCGCGCCGAATCAGAAGTGGGTCACCGATGTGACCGAATTCCGTGTCGGTGATCAGAAGCTGTATCTCTCGCCCGTGATGGACCTATTTGACCGGCAGATCATCTCCTACTCGGTCGGCACGTCACCGAACCTGCAGCTGACCAACAGTTCCCTGCGTGCCGCGATCGCATCCCTCGGTGACGGGCAAACGCCAATGGTGCACTCGGACCAGGGATTTCAATACCAGAACCTGTCCTGGCGGCGTCTGCTCGCCGATTCCGGTGCGACCCAGTCGATGTCGAGGAAGGGCAACTGCTTCGACAACGCTGTAATCGAGAATTTCTTCGGCCACCTCAAAGAGGAGGTCTTTCACCACGTCCGATATCTCAATATCGATGCGCTGGCTACGGCGCTGGACGAGTACATCCACTGGTACAACCACGAACGCATCTCCACAAAGCTCGAGGGCCTGAGCCCGGTGCAATACCGAACCCAGACCCTCGCCGCCTAG
- a CDS encoding helix-turn-helix domain-containing protein: MYKRSSLTENQRATAVALFETGEGYRGVARQLGAKWWPVKQLHERWRVRGSGALVTKRGGQPISFELKLDVVQRFLAGETKVELAKEFGLSSPKAIDVWLRKYRDEGEDGLRSKRRGRPPGPAESETGQRSELEQLRAENERLRAEVAYLGKLRALRAQERR; this comes from the coding sequence ATGTATAAACGAAGTTCACTGACCGAAAATCAGCGAGCCACAGCGGTAGCGTTGTTCGAGACCGGCGAGGGCTATCGCGGGGTCGCGAGGCAGCTGGGTGCCAAATGGTGGCCCGTCAAACAGTTGCACGAGAGGTGGAGGGTTCGCGGAAGTGGGGCGCTGGTGACGAAACGGGGCGGACAGCCGATCTCATTCGAGTTGAAACTTGATGTGGTGCAGCGTTTCCTTGCTGGCGAGACGAAGGTCGAGCTCGCCAAGGAATTCGGTTTGTCCTCGCCAAAAGCGATCGACGTGTGGTTGCGGAAATATCGCGACGAGGGCGAGGACGGCTTACGTTCTAAACGGAGAGGTCGCCCACCGGGACCCGCCGAATCCGAGACCGGTCAGCGCAGTGAGTTGGAGCAGCTGCGAGCGGAGAACGAGCGATTGCGGGCGGAGGTCGCCTATCTGGGAAAACTGCGTGCCTTGAGGGCACAGGAACGACGGTGA
- a CDS encoding acyl-CoA thioesterase, whose translation MTATTARTYTSHVVVRWSDMDIFKHVNHARMVTLLEEARIDSLISAGPDIANLFGTSVVAGIEVRYRTPLTHSDSPLAVTMWIEKLRAVDVTLRYEVRSAHAAADSKPAVTATTQLAFADPEAGTLRRLSADERAALAAWTTADWPQSSTRRAEVRRGLQIGFASHAT comes from the coding sequence CTGACCGCCACCACCGCCCGCACCTACACCTCACACGTCGTCGTCCGGTGGTCCGACATGGACATCTTCAAACACGTCAACCACGCCCGCATGGTGACACTCCTCGAGGAAGCCCGCATCGACTCGCTGATCTCCGCCGGCCCCGACATCGCGAATCTCTTCGGGACGTCCGTCGTGGCCGGGATCGAAGTGCGGTACCGCACCCCACTCACACACTCCGACAGCCCACTCGCCGTCACGATGTGGATCGAGAAGCTCCGCGCTGTCGATGTCACCCTCCGCTACGAGGTGCGCTCCGCACACGCCGCGGCGGACTCGAAGCCTGCGGTCACCGCCACCACCCAACTCGCGTTCGCCGACCCCGAAGCCGGCACACTACGTCGCCTCTCCGCCGACGAGCGGGCCGCGCTCGCAGCGTGGACCACCGCAGACTGGCCCCAGAGCAGCACGCGCCGCGCAGAAGTGCGGAGGGGTCTACAGATCGGTTTCGCTTCGCATGCGACATGA
- a CDS encoding Type 1 glutamine amidotransferase-like domain-containing protein has translation MHLLLLSLGIGAVPDFVSANVKRPTGEVLVGYLNDAARPYAGEAFVAAEREQLANLGYTLTDITAGDYDQVDEFVAALDDLDVLYVAGGNTFVLLAALRRHGAAAVVVEKVRAGLPYIGSSAGSVITGPSIEPVSFMDNLADAPDLADAPDLADRSGLCLIDTVVIPHADGALPPYPPELIAQIKESYEADYPLSFVNDDQAILVENMSPRLVSSPRLVAPAETPLSR, from the coding sequence ATGCATCTGCTTCTGCTCTCCCTCGGTATCGGTGCCGTACCCGACTTCGTGTCCGCGAACGTGAAACGACCGACCGGTGAGGTTCTCGTCGGCTATCTCAACGACGCCGCACGCCCGTACGCAGGCGAAGCGTTTGTGGCCGCCGAGCGTGAGCAACTCGCGAACCTGGGATACACACTGACTGACATCACTGCTGGCGACTACGACCAGGTCGACGAGTTTGTTGCCGCCCTCGACGACCTTGATGTCCTCTACGTGGCCGGTGGCAACACTTTCGTGCTCCTTGCTGCGCTACGCCGGCATGGGGCCGCCGCCGTCGTCGTCGAGAAAGTTCGAGCCGGGCTTCCCTATATCGGGTCAAGCGCGGGATCGGTCATCACTGGCCCTAGCATCGAACCGGTCTCATTCATGGACAACCTCGCCGACGCGCCAGACCTCGCCGACGCGCCAGACCTCGCCGACCGCAGCGGACTTTGCCTCATCGACACAGTCGTCATTCCTCACGCTGACGGTGCGCTGCCGCCCTATCCGCCCGAACTTATCGCTCAAATCAAGGAAAGCTACGAAGCCGATTATCCGCTTTCGTTTGTCAACGACGACCAAGCGATCCTCGTCGAGAACATGTCACCACGCCTGGTCTCCTCGCCCCGACTCGTCGCGCCTGCCGAAACACCGTTGTCTCGATAA
- a CDS encoding VOC family protein → MRLPNQFLIYVSDAASAAAFYGELFGIQAQMLSHRYATFELGGVVLALWGGKARTAGTPPVPAFEVGLLVEGGSPKIREIYDEWLGKGVEMVEEPSEDVFGLTFVAADLDGNRLRVAPVDQ, encoded by the coding sequence GTGCGTCTCCCTAATCAGTTCTTGATCTATGTCAGCGACGCCGCCTCAGCGGCGGCGTTCTACGGCGAGCTGTTCGGCATACAAGCCCAGATGCTCAGTCACCGCTACGCGACCTTCGAGTTGGGTGGGGTTGTCCTCGCTCTGTGGGGGGGAAAGGCCCGAACGGCCGGAACGCCGCCGGTCCCGGCGTTTGAGGTCGGGCTCCTGGTCGAAGGCGGAAGCCCGAAGATCCGCGAGATCTACGATGAATGGCTGGGTAAGGGGGTCGAGATGGTGGAGGAACCATCCGAGGATGTCTTCGGCCTGACATTCGTGGCTGCCGACCTGGATGGGAACCGACTCAGGGTTGCACCCGTCGACCAGTGA
- a CDS encoding ISL3 family transposase has protein sequence MSGVNIDSVDADAGGVRIRASPLSTSASCPACGVSSKRVHSRYERMLADTAIAGRSSYVVLQVRRFLCSDSGCDRRTFVEQIDGLTKAYARTTPLLREILEQIALALAGRAGSRLTSALGIDVGRSTLLRLVRALPDPQTRVVTVLGIDDFALRRRHRYGTILIDMETHRPVDVLADRKAGTVAEWLRAHPGPEVICRDRAGAYAEAARAGASEAIEVADRWHLWHNLAEAVEKTVAAHHHCLRKAESEIEPSIERTTSELLRRAADQVHATRQESSALTARTKRRFEAVTNLKNEGMGIRAIARHFGLARETVRRFYRASSVDELLGAPRAGRPTMLDEFAVHLHDRFNDGYTSAAALYEELQALGYRGSYSSVRDYLRPLRSIGAAPAREQVPKVRRITSWMLRHPDNLTDDEQIGLKQILASCPHIEATAGHVTSFAEMLTERLGAQLNSWMSAVSADDLPHLHRFVRGLETDHAAVRNGLTLPYSSGAVEGHVNRIKMLKRQMYGRAGFDLLRKRILLSN, from the coding sequence TTGTCGGGGGTCAACATCGATTCGGTCGATGCGGACGCAGGTGGAGTCCGTATTCGTGCGTCGCCGTTGTCGACGTCGGCGAGCTGTCCGGCGTGTGGTGTTTCCTCGAAACGGGTCCACAGTCGGTATGAACGCATGCTCGCCGATACGGCGATAGCTGGCCGATCGAGCTACGTCGTTTTGCAGGTGCGTCGGTTTCTGTGCTCGGACAGTGGCTGTGACCGACGCACATTTGTCGAGCAGATCGACGGACTGACCAAGGCTTACGCACGGACCACGCCGCTGCTGCGCGAAATCTTGGAGCAGATCGCGCTGGCGTTGGCGGGGCGAGCAGGATCGAGGTTGACGTCTGCGTTGGGGATAGATGTCGGACGTTCCACCCTGTTGCGCCTGGTCCGAGCATTACCTGACCCTCAGACAAGAGTGGTCACTGTGCTCGGTATCGACGATTTCGCGCTGCGGAGACGACATCGGTACGGCACGATCCTGATCGACATGGAAACGCATCGCCCGGTCGATGTTCTCGCCGACCGGAAAGCCGGCACCGTCGCCGAATGGCTGCGGGCGCACCCAGGACCCGAGGTGATCTGCCGCGACCGCGCTGGCGCATATGCCGAAGCAGCCCGCGCCGGAGCATCGGAGGCGATCGAGGTTGCAGACCGCTGGCATCTGTGGCACAACCTTGCCGAGGCGGTGGAGAAAACCGTTGCGGCCCATCATCATTGCCTACGAAAGGCAGAGTCAGAAATTGAACCTTCGATCGAACGCACCACGTCAGAACTCCTGAGGCGGGCCGCCGACCAGGTACACGCCACTCGCCAGGAGAGTTCGGCGCTCACCGCGCGGACGAAACGGCGATTCGAGGCGGTCACAAATCTCAAGAACGAAGGCATGGGAATCAGAGCGATCGCCCGCCACTTCGGGCTGGCACGGGAGACCGTCCGCCGTTTTTACCGCGCGAGCAGTGTCGACGAGTTGTTGGGTGCGCCGCGGGCGGGCCGGCCCACCATGTTGGACGAGTTCGCCGTTCACCTGCATGACCGCTTCAACGATGGATACACCTCCGCTGCTGCACTTTACGAAGAACTTCAAGCATTGGGATATCGCGGCAGCTACAGCTCCGTCCGCGACTACTTGAGACCGCTGCGTTCAATCGGCGCTGCGCCGGCCAGAGAACAGGTCCCGAAGGTCCGGCGGATCACCTCCTGGATGTTGCGTCATCCCGATAACCTCACCGACGATGAGCAGATCGGACTCAAACAGATCCTCGCCAGCTGTCCACACATCGAAGCCACCGCAGGGCATGTCACTTCGTTCGCGGAGATGCTCACCGAACGCCTTGGTGCACAATTGAACTCTTGGATGTCTGCCGTCTCGGCAGATGATCTTCCGCACTTGCATCGCTTCGTTCGAGGACTAGAAACCGACCACGCAGCCGTCCGAAACGGGCTGACTCTGCCCTATAGTTCCGGCGCTGTCGAAGGGCACGTAAACCGGATCAAGATGCTGAAACGGCAAATGTACGGACGTGCTGGATTCGACTTGCTCCGCAAACGAATACTCCTCAGCAACTGA
- a CDS encoding IS3 family transposase (programmed frameshift), producing MSSGTNKRYPPELRERAVRMVAEVQHEYPSEWAAVESVAGKLGIGTAQTLLNWIRKAQTDAGERPGVTTEMAAEMRKLRAENRELKRANEILKSASGFLRSGARPQQQVIIDYINRYKNEYGVEPMCRVLTEHGCTIAPSTYYEARGRSASRRSVRDEELKIEISRVHAENYSVYGARKVWLHMRREGIDVARCTVERLMGILGLEGARRGKTKRTTIADPQGHRADDLVQRKFNPVAPNMLWVADFTYVSTWSGWVYVAFVIDAYSRRILGWRTSTTMTTPLVLDAIEHAIWTRRREGITDLSGLIHHNDRGSQYTSIAFTDRLIEVGIDASIGATGSSYDNALAETINGLYKTELIKPRGPWRTVEQVEIATLEWVDWFNRRRLYEHCGDVPPVELEAFYYGKHRTTRIAEFSNQ from the exons ATGTCGTCAGGAACGAACAAGAGGTACCCGCCCGAGCTGCGTGAGCGTGCGGTGCGGATGGTCGCAGAAGTCCAACACGAGTACCCGTCGGAGTGGGCGGCGGTCGAATCCGTCGCCGGCAAACTCGGCATTGGAACAGCGCAAACGTTGCTCAACTGGATCCGGAAGGCGCAAACCGACGCCGGCGAACGACCCGGTGTGACAACCGAGATGGCAGCGGAAATGCGCAAACTCCGAGCCGAGAACCGGGAACTCAAGCGTGCCAACGAAATCCTGAAGTCGGCATCGG GTTTTCTTCGCAGCGGAGCTCGACCGCAACAACAAGTGATCATCGACTACATCAACCGATACAAAAACGAGTACGGCGTCGAGCCGATGTGCAGGGTGCTCACCGAGCACGGCTGCACGATTGCGCCGTCCACCTACTACGAAGCCCGCGGCCGTTCCGCATCTCGACGGTCTGTGCGCGACGAAGAGCTGAAGATCGAGATCAGCCGCGTGCACGCTGAGAACTACTCGGTCTATGGCGCCCGCAAAGTCTGGCTCCATATGAGACGCGAGGGCATCGACGTGGCCAGGTGCACCGTCGAGCGACTGATGGGCATCCTCGGACTCGAAGGCGCACGTCGAGGGAAGACCAAACGCACCACCATCGCTGATCCGCAAGGGCATCGCGCAGACGATCTGGTGCAGCGGAAATTCAACCCGGTGGCGCCAAATATGTTGTGGGTAGCCGACTTCACATATGTTTCGACGTGGTCAGGTTGGGTATATGTCGCGTTCGTCATCGATGCGTACTCACGCAGAATCCTCGGCTGGCGAACCTCGACGACGATGACGACCCCGTTGGTGCTCGATGCGATCGAGCATGCGATCTGGACACGCCGCAGAGAGGGGATTACGGATTTGTCGGGGCTCATTCATCACAACGATCGCGGGTCGCAGTACACGTCAATTGCGTTCACCGACAGGCTCATTGAGGTTGGTATCGATGCCTCGATCGGTGCTACCGGGTCAAGTTACGACAATGCTCTGGCGGAGACGATCAACGGGCTTTACAAGACCGAGTTGATCAAGCCTCGCGGGCCGTGGCGAACGGTCGAACAGGTGGAAATCGCCACGCTGGAGTGGGTGGACTGGTTCAACCGCCGACGTCTCTACGAACACTGCGGCGATGTGCCTCCGGTCGAACTCGAGGCGTTCTACTACGGTAAACACAGAACTACGCGAATCGCGGAGTTCTCAAATCAGTAA
- a CDS encoding MmpS family transport accessory protein has translation MAQSPQNPNQAYGQQPQGQPPQYGQPYQPPQKKKKWPWILLAIFVVFIALFAGCTALVGGAISSVDEESKKEVVVTYEVTGGAQGAIITYTGKDSNMSQDTAATLPWTKDVTVTGLLKIATVTASNGFDDSGTITCKIIANGKVLTENTANGVGASAMCTQADFDLN, from the coding sequence GTGGCACAGTCGCCGCAAAATCCGAACCAGGCTTACGGACAGCAACCGCAGGGCCAACCACCGCAGTACGGGCAGCCGTACCAGCCGCCGCAGAAAAAGAAGAAGTGGCCGTGGATCCTGCTGGCCATCTTCGTGGTGTTCATTGCGCTCTTCGCCGGTTGCACCGCCCTGGTTGGAGGTGCGATCAGCAGTGTCGACGAAGAATCGAAGAAGGAAGTTGTCGTCACCTACGAGGTGACCGGCGGCGCCCAGGGTGCGATTATCACGTATACGGGGAAGGATTCGAACATGTCCCAGGACACTGCAGCGACGCTCCCGTGGACGAAAGATGTGACCGTAACTGGACTCCTCAAGATTGCGACCGTTACGGCAAGCAATGGATTTGACGACAGTGGGACGATCACGTGCAAGATCATCGCCAACGGCAAGGTTCTGACCGAAAACACTGCTAATGGTGTTGGTGCGTCGGCAATGTGCACTCAGGCGGACTTTGATTTGAACTAG
- a CDS encoding BldC family transcriptional regulator, producing MEQMTVDVALQNDVAATRWPLDEELLTPKQVAVLFRVDPRTVVRWAKAGKIGFMTTLGGHRRYRSAEVHSLLRARGNSRPS from the coding sequence ATGGAACAGATGACGGTCGATGTGGCTTTGCAGAACGATGTCGCCGCAACCAGGTGGCCGCTCGATGAGGAGCTTCTCACTCCGAAACAAGTCGCGGTTCTCTTTCGCGTCGATCCCAGGACTGTTGTTCGGTGGGCGAAGGCCGGCAAGATCGGATTCATGACCACTCTCGGCGGGCATCGTCGCTATCGAAGCGCCGAGGTGCATTCTCTTCTTCGTGCGCGCGGCAATTCTCGCCCATCGTGA
- a CDS encoding ATP-binding protein has translation MLGRAQLKRRVWGYDVDTDTNVVDVFDTDTDVVDVFVTYLHRKLEATGMPRVLHTVRGSRIRTAGAAMRVRRRSPSLRTRVAMVSALAAAIVIAAIGIACAVFLRVNGSAQLDRTLDSVVLSVAAETTIAETSELPSAETSELPNTTIPEPAVTAPGDHVAESGTVRTETLAGRTVRARDVPVNGTDGTYLAVTVPEDTLSQAIRQQQWQVAAAAVAAIAVAAGLGWLLAGRAVRPLQRLAAAMRTVGDDPSNVLANVRGAREAEELSDAITDMLGRMQQARNRTQEALRSARDFAAVSAHELRTPLTSMRTDLEVLATMPLSDEQRAEIVRDVLATQREVETTLTDLERLAVGELSDVADHEEVDLVDLADRCVQESARRLPDLEIELCAPDALTVRGIPSGLRLVLDNAIINAVRHGRAGLVRITLAENGAHGVAVTVDDDGIGIPEYERAGMFVRFTRGSAAQVEGSGLGLALIAQQAALHGGTAGLSESPLGGTRLRLRLPPTPRAHSAG, from the coding sequence GTGCTCGGTCGGGCGCAACTGAAGCGCCGGGTGTGGGGCTACGACGTCGACACTGACACCAATGTCGTCGACGTGTTCGACACGGACACCGATGTCGTCGACGTGTTCGTCACGTACCTGCATAGAAAACTGGAGGCGACGGGAATGCCGCGAGTGCTGCACACCGTGCGGGGGAGTCGGATTCGTACTGCCGGAGCAGCTATGAGGGTGCGCCGGCGATCACCGTCCCTCCGGACCCGGGTGGCAATGGTGTCGGCACTGGCGGCGGCCATCGTCATCGCCGCGATCGGTATTGCATGCGCTGTGTTCCTGCGAGTGAACGGATCCGCTCAGCTCGACCGCACACTCGACTCGGTGGTGTTGAGCGTGGCCGCCGAGACGACGATCGCGGAAACCTCGGAGCTCCCGAGCGCGGAAACCTCGGAGCTCCCGAACACGACGATCCCCGAACCGGCGGTGACCGCACCCGGCGACCACGTCGCCGAATCCGGCACGGTCCGAACGGAAACCCTGGCGGGGAGGACCGTGCGCGCCCGCGACGTCCCGGTCAACGGCACAGACGGCACGTACCTCGCCGTCACCGTCCCGGAAGACACACTGTCGCAGGCGATCCGCCAACAACAGTGGCAGGTCGCGGCAGCCGCGGTCGCGGCGATCGCGGTGGCGGCCGGGCTCGGCTGGCTGCTCGCCGGCCGTGCCGTGCGGCCCCTGCAACGGCTTGCTGCCGCCATGCGCACTGTCGGGGACGACCCGTCCAATGTGCTTGCGAACGTTCGAGGCGCCCGCGAGGCGGAGGAACTCTCCGACGCGATCACGGACATGCTCGGACGGATGCAGCAGGCGCGTAACCGAACCCAGGAGGCGCTCCGCTCGGCTCGCGACTTCGCCGCGGTGTCCGCTCACGAGCTGCGCACCCCGCTCACGTCGATGCGCACCGATCTCGAGGTGCTGGCGACGATGCCGCTCTCCGACGAGCAGCGCGCCGAGATCGTGCGTGATGTCCTCGCCACGCAGCGTGAGGTCGAGACGACGCTCACGGACCTCGAGCGTCTGGCGGTCGGTGAACTCTCCGACGTGGCCGACCATGAGGAGGTGGACCTCGTCGACCTTGCGGATCGCTGCGTGCAAGAGTCCGCGCGGCGGCTACCCGACCTGGAGATCGAACTGTGTGCCCCGGACGCGTTGACGGTGCGCGGGATTCCGTCGGGGCTGCGGCTGGTGCTCGACAATGCGATCATCAACGCGGTCCGTCACGGGCGCGCCGGGCTGGTGCGGATCACCCTCGCCGAGAACGGTGCTCACGGCGTCGCCGTCACGGTGGACGATGACGGTATCGGTATCCCCGAGTACGAGCGGGCGGGGATGTTCGTCAGGTTTACTCGGGGCTCGGCCGCGCAGGTCGAGGGCTCCGGACTCGGTCTGGCGTTGATCGCTCAGCAGGCCGCGTTGCACGGCGGCACCGCCGGCCTGTCGGAGAGTCCGCTCGGGGGTACCCGACTGCGGCTTCGGCTGCCACCAACACCCCGCGCGCACTCGGCTGGCTAG
- a CDS encoding DUF7822 domain-containing protein, producing the protein MANRTYLYTTPVAPQEDPASARIQRFTGISEWSYAIPLVPRVLVSVDPRACQSIIWDGTPDLIAVTARCGPGIARLDGFLGRIDHPGRGTMAEDALRFLRSHTEPDHYFVLECGEVFDMDDESFADQGRSLLAGLADIDAEMEAALARLAPVKPNFWQRVFTPSQESIEEPLRELGLGYWSETLYVELDGPR; encoded by the coding sequence GTGGCCAACCGCACCTATCTCTACACCACTCCTGTTGCCCCTCAGGAAGATCCGGCGTCGGCCCGCATCCAGCGCTTCACCGGTATCTCCGAGTGGTCGTACGCAATACCGCTGGTCCCCCGGGTCCTCGTCTCCGTGGACCCCCGTGCCTGCCAGTCGATCATCTGGGACGGCACCCCCGACCTAATCGCGGTCACGGCGCGCTGCGGCCCCGGAATCGCCCGGCTAGACGGCTTCCTCGGTCGTATCGACCACCCCGGCCGCGGCACGATGGCCGAGGATGCGCTGCGATTCCTGCGCAGCCACACCGAACCCGACCACTATTTCGTTCTCGAGTGTGGCGAGGTCTTCGACATGGACGACGAGTCGTTCGCCGACCAGGGCAGGTCACTGCTGGCCGGGCTGGCGGACATCGACGCGGAGATGGAGGCGGCGTTGGCCAGGCTCGCACCCGTCAAGCCGAACTTCTGGCAGCGGGTGTTCACGCCGTCGCAGGAGAGTATCGAGGAACCCCTCCGCGAGCTCGGTCTCGGTTACTGGTCCGAGACGTTGTACGTCGAGCTCGACGGCCCGCGATAG
- a CDS encoding helix-turn-helix domain-containing protein, giving the protein MVGRVASENVFQIRLNELFAAANRRPTNRAVAKGLLAQGCRLSAPYLSQLRNGIRDNPSEEVVAALADYFAVSPGYFFTIPWSGDRTRAQASDTEIVERLDDLALKQLLLTANGLSGASLELLVDLATRFRTADHRRAVPADSPSYNRPFEAAVGPRRTTSEKVGLALTHP; this is encoded by the coding sequence ATGGTCGGGCGAGTAGCCAGCGAAAACGTCTTTCAGATTCGATTGAACGAGTTGTTCGCCGCCGCGAATCGGCGGCCGACCAACAGGGCAGTGGCGAAAGGACTTCTGGCACAAGGATGCCGGCTCTCGGCGCCATATCTCTCGCAGTTGCGCAACGGAATACGCGATAACCCGTCCGAGGAAGTCGTGGCCGCGTTGGCCGACTACTTCGCCGTCTCGCCCGGCTACTTCTTCACCATCCCCTGGTCCGGTGATCGAACCCGCGCACAGGCCTCGGACACCGAGATCGTCGAACGCCTCGATGACCTGGCACTCAAACAGCTGCTGCTGACTGCGAACGGACTCTCCGGAGCATCGCTGGAGCTGCTCGTCGATCTGGCCACCAGATTCCGCACCGCCGATCACCGCCGCGCGGTCCCAGCAGATTCACCGTCCTACAACCGACCATTCGAAGCAGCAGTCGGACCCCGCCGCACTACGTCGGAGAAAGTAGGCCTGGCGCTCACCCACCCTTGA
- a CDS encoding Imm51 family immunity protein: MTSPSIEPLQLFETSPGKWSLMLTDQHFGRVAAVFEQVEGFDGGGYDWASVAHAVVGRDAPNLEGRFDTDPEAGMFVAYGGDHEALGELGVLLAKAYSDAEYLGGLVAISELD; the protein is encoded by the coding sequence ATGACATCGCCATCGATCGAACCTCTGCAGCTTTTCGAGACGTCACCGGGAAAATGGTCACTGATGCTCACGGATCAGCACTTCGGCAGAGTCGCAGCGGTATTCGAGCAAGTTGAAGGGTTCGACGGGGGAGGTTACGACTGGGCTTCGGTGGCTCACGCAGTGGTCGGACGCGATGCGCCGAATCTGGAAGGCCGATTCGACACCGATCCCGAAGCCGGGATGTTTGTTGCGTACGGCGGCGACCATGAAGCGCTCGGTGAACTCGGTGTACTTCTCGCCAAGGCGTATTCGGATGCTGAGTACCTCGGCGGACTGGTCGCGATTTCCGAACTCGATTAG